CCGCGAATCACGCCAGAGGTTTCACGGGTAGAGAAGTTATCCGTGACTGAGCCGGCAATGACGATGGTTTTATCGGTGATGATCGGCGGAGACGTCGGCTCATACAGGCCCGGCGTGGTATCCGGCATGTTGGTCTGCAGATTGAGGATACCTTTGTTGGCAAAGGTTTCGCACAGTTTGCCGGTTTCGGCATTGATGGCAAACAGACGGCCATCGTTCACCGGCAGCATGATACGGCGAGGACAATCAGCCACAACTTCCGGGGAGGCCGTTTCCGCGCGCGCTTCGTGGTAAGAGACACCGCGACAGGTCACGTGCTGGAACGAGGTATTGGTGTTCAGCTGCGGGTCAAAGTGCCACTTCTCCTTACCCGTCGCCGCATCCAGCGCGAACAGACGCTGGTGAGCAGTACACAGGTAAAGCATGTCGCCCACTTTGATCGGCGTGACTTCGTTGGTCAGTTCACCCGGATCGTTCGGCTGCTTCAGATCGCCGGTGCGGAAGGTCCAGGCTTCTTTCAGGTTTTTCACGTTATCGGCGTTGATTTGCTTCAGCGGCGAGTAGCGTTGTCCTTCCTGATTGCGGCCATACGCCGGCCAGTCACCGTCTGCCACCTGAGAAATGGCGGCAGCAGGAGTGGAATCAGCGCTGAGGGTGCCTTTCACTTCCTGCGGATCGTTAAACCCGGCCCAGGTCAGAATGCCACCCGTGATGAGCAGGGCAACGACCAGTGCGCTCACGGCACCGCTGGACGGAACCAGCAGGCGACGCCAGACGAACGGCAGAATCAACCAGATACCGAAGAAGACGAGGATGTCGCTACGCGGCGTGAGCGCCCAGAAGTCGAAGCCGACCTCCCAGACACCCCAGACCATCGTTGCGAGCAGTAATGCTGCGTAAAGCCACAGCGCGGAACGTTTACGACGCAAAAGCAGGACGGTCACACCTATCATGACCAGGCCCGCAATCGGGTAGTACCAGGAGCCGCCTAACGCGACCAGCCATACGCCACCGGCTAACAGATACAGCGCGCAGAAAGCGGCAAATGCGGCTGTTAACGTTACCAGTAGACGCGGCTGTGGAGATTTTGTTTCAGCCATAGAAAAGTACTCTGTAGTTTGTTAATTATTTGATAGCAATTAATTATAGGTATTAACAAGTGTGATCGGAATCACAAAATGAGCTTTTTGTAACTCATGCGCCAGGCGAATCCATTTGCTGGTATACTGCTGAACTTGTGAATCATTGCCGGACGTATCTACATCCGCAGTGATAGATTGGTTTTAAATCATACGGTTAGTAAAATGAAACATACTGTTGAAGTGATGATCCCGGAAGCCGAGATCAAAGCGCGTATCGCCGAACTGGGTCGTCAAATCACCGAACGTTATCAGGACAGCGGCAGCGATATGGTGCTGGTAGGCCTGCTGCGCGGCTCTTTCATGTTCATGGCAGACCTGTGCCGTGAAGTTCAGGTGTCCCATGAAGTGGATTTCATGACCGCCTCCAGCTACGGCAGCGGGATGTCGACCACCCGTGATGTCAAGATCCTGAAAGACCTGGACGAAGACATTCGCGGCAAAGACGTGTTAATCGTAGAAGACATTATCGATTCCGGTAACACCCTTTCTAAAGTGCGCGAGATCCTGAGCCTGCGTGGACCAAAATCTCTCGCGATTTGCACCCTGCTGGATAAACCGACGCGTCGTGAAGTGGACGTCCCGGTTGAATTTGTCGGTTTCTCGATCCCGGATGAGTTCGTGGTGGGTTACGGCATTGATTACGCACAGCGCTATCGCCATCTGCCGTATGTTGGAAAAGTGGTTCTGCTGGACGAGTAAGACTGATGTGGGTGCGGTCTGATGCCCTCACCCCAACCCTCTCCCACAGGGAGAACAAGGCCGGGTAAGGCGAAGCCACTCCCCGGTACAATGTTGATGTTTCTGCGGAATTTCGCCCGGTGGCGCTGCGCTTACCGGGACTACAAAAGCGTGAACGTTGAATCGTAGGCCGGGTAAGGCGAAGCCGCCACCCGGCTTTTTTACAGGTTATTTGTGGTTAACGTGCTTGAGCTTCAGGTTGGCAATGCCGGAACGATAGCGTTGTTCCAGGGTTTCGCGGTTGGTAGCGGTCACTTCCAGGTTACGCAGTAATCCGTCATGAATACCGTACGCCCAGCCGTGAACCGAGACTTTCTGCCCGCGCTTCCATGCCGACTGCATAATC
Above is a window of Lelliottia jeotgali DNA encoding:
- a CDS encoding Hypoxanthine-guanine phosphoribosyltransferase: MKHTVEVMIPEAEIKARIAELGRQITERYQDSGSDMVLVGLLRGSFMFMADLCREVQVSHEVDFMTASSYGSGMSTTRDVKILKDLDEDIRGKDVLIVEDIIDSGNTLSKVREILSLRGPKSLAICTLLDKPTRREVDVPVEFVGFSIPDEFVVGYGIDYAQRYRHLPYVGKVVLLDE